TCCATCTTCTCGAACTCCCTGATCAGCTCTTTCGAAGTAATCAACATCTTAAGTCTTTCTTTTCTATCCAAAGCGTCTGCAAcgacatttgcctttccagggtGATAGTTTATCGTGCAATCGTAGTCCTTTATCAATTCCAACCAACGTCTCTATCTCATATTCAGCTCTTTCTGGGTGAAaatgtacttcagacttttatggtccgtgtagatctcacacttttccccatataaataatgtctccaaatcttaagcgCAAACACTATGACTGCTAATTCCAGATCGTGCGTTGGGTACCTAGTCTCGTATTCCTTTAGTTATCGAGAAGCGTAGGCAATTACTTTCCTATTTTGCATTAAAATGCAACCTAGGCCTTTATGTGATGcgtcactataaattacaaagtttccttTCTCATCGGGTAAGGTTAAAACTGGTGCAGATATCAATCTCTTCTtgagttcttgaaaactctcttcacatttcggggtccattcaaacttctcgcTCTTTCTTGTGAGTTTGGTCAATGGAGTGGATATTTTGGAAAAATCTTTGACGAACCTTCGATAGTAGCcagctaatccaagaaaactcctAACTTCAGTTGGTGTCTTTGGTCGTTCCCAATTTGCAACCGCTTCCACCTTTTCAGGgtcaacaaaaattccttcacgACTTACTATATGACCTAAGAATTGCACTTTCtccaaccaaaactcgcattttgaaaatttagcatacaacttttcTTTCCTTAGGATATCCAAGGTCAATCTAAGGTGTTCCGCATGTTCATAAGGTGTCTTGGAGTatatcaagatgtcatcaataaatacaattacaaacttgtccaggtacttcttgaacactctattcattagatccataaagGCAACTGgagcattcgtcaatccaaatggcatgactaaaaattcgtaatgtccgtATCGAGTCCTAAaagctgtctttggaatatcttcaggcttgatttttagttgatgataacctgaccttaagtcaatctttgaaaagtgagcagctccttttagttgatcgaaCAAGTCATCAATCCTCGGTATTGGATATTTGTTCTTTATTGTCATCTTATTTAATTCATGATAATCGATACATAACCGCATGgatccatctttcttctttacaaacagtactggtgctcCCCAAGGAGACATACTAGGACGAATCACTCCCTTTTCTAGTAGCTCTTGTAGTTGGAtcgccaattccttcatttcaatgAGTGCCATCCTATAAGGTGCTTTAGAAATAGGTTGTGTTCCTGGAGCAAGGCCGATCGTGAATTCTATCTCCCTATCAGGgggcaatcctggtaattcttccGGAAAGACATCTTCAAATTCATTGACCACAGGAATTTCTTTGATCTTAGGGGTGTGTTTTTCTATGTCTGTCACGTgagctaaataagcttgacatccttgccGAAGGAATCTTTTTGCTTCCATCATGGTTAAGGACTTCTTCCTTTGTTTTCGTCCATGCATCATTACTCGTTTACCCTTTGGCTTTTTCACACTTACTCGCTTTCGTCGACAATTAATTTATGCGTCATATTTaactaaccaatccattcctaaaatcacgtcaaattctcctaacttaaaaggaatgaGGTCAGCAGTAAAATGTTGTCCACATATTTCTATGTCACAATTTTGACATACTTGATCAACATTGACAACTTCTTGGTTTGCTACTTCTATGGCCATGACTTCTTCTAATGTAGCTGACTCGATGCCCAACTTACTCATAAAGTTCAAAGATATAAAAGATCTTGTAGCACCGGAATCAATTAAAATACATGCATCTTCAGAATTAACTAGAAGCGTACATGTTATAACATCATTATCAGCAACGACATCTTTAACCGTCATGTTGAAAGTGCGTGCAGTAGGCTTGTTGCTTGGAGGTGCCATAAGTCTAAGTGTAGAGCTTTCCTTAGGTGCTTGCTTTCGACAATCTTTAGCCATGTGACCCTTCTTCCCACAAGAGTAACAAATAGTAGCTTTTTCCTTGCAGTGAGACGCATAGTGTCCTTTTTGTCCACAGTTGAAACAAGTGACATTTGCCTGATAACACTCCCCAGGATGCTTTCTTCCACATGTTTTGCACTCAGGTACAGGAGGTCTGCCCTGAAGCAAGTTAGAGTTTTGAGGGGTCCTGAATTTTGTATTATCCTTCCGAGCACCAACATTTTTAATCCTTTTATTTCCAATGTTCGTGTCCTCACGTTTCACAAAAGGCCGTTCCCTGGCTGATTTTCAACCTTTTTCTCAAAACTTCTTCCACTATGGTTTTGGAACTTTCTCTTCTTCACATTTGCGTCCTTAGCATACAGTTCGCTTCCGCTTTCCACAATTGCAGCTTTTTGAACTAGTGTAGTGTAGTTGGTGATTTCAAACACAGCTATGCGGTTCTGAATGTAgggttttagtccttgctgaaatcgcTTGGCTTTCTTCTCATCAGTGTTAACATGGTATGGGACGAACCTAGAGAGCTCAgtgaacttagcttcatattcagctactgacatgtttccttgcttaAGTTCTAAAAACTTAAGTTCCATCTGATTCTCCATGTATTTTGGAAAGTACTTTTCGAGGAACAGTTCCGTAAATCTAGTCCATGGTATAGGAAAAGTGGTTTCAAGTGTTTTCTTggcttcccaccaatagttagcttctccttttaGCATATAGGCAGCAAAGATAGTTTTCTTCTCTTCTTTAACATCAACTATTTCAAATGTCTTTTCGATCTCACGAAGCCAAACTCGAGCCTCAACAGGGTCAGTGGTACCTTTGAACTCAGGAAGGTTCAAAGATTTAAAGGATTTGAAGGTAACAGTAGATGGGGTTTGCTGATCTTATGGTCCCCCTCCTCTAGTTGGAGGATTTTGAGTTTGTTGTCGCAGAAATGCCACCAATAGTCACATA
This genomic interval from Apium graveolens cultivar Ventura chromosome 8, ASM990537v1, whole genome shotgun sequence contains the following:
- the LOC141680439 gene encoding uncharacterized protein LOC141680439 → MENQMELKFLELKQGNMSVAEYEAKFTELSRFVPYHVNTDEKKAKRFQQGLKPYIQNRIAVFEITNYTTLVQKAAIVESGSELIKNVGARKDNTKFRTPQNSNLLQGRPPVPECKTCGRKHPGECYQANVTCFNCGQKGHYASHCKEKATICYSCGKKGHMAKDCRKQAPKESSTLRLMAPPSNKPTARTFNMTVKDVVADNDVITCTLLVNSEDACILIDSGATRSFISLNFMSKLGIESATLEEVMAIEVANQEVVNVDQRVSVKKPKGKRVMMHGRKQRKKSLTMMEAKRFLRQGCQAYLAHVTDIEKHTPKIKEIPVVNEFEDVFPEELPGLPPDREIEFTIGLAPGTQPISKAPYRMALIEMKELAIQLQELLEKGVIRPSMSPWGAPVLFVKKKDGSMRLWEKGGGDDGATTSVVVVFVVVAEIKGKREERLIESG